The following are encoded together in the Humulus lupulus chromosome 5, drHumLupu1.1, whole genome shotgun sequence genome:
- the LOC133779006 gene encoding uncharacterized protein LOC133779006, whose protein sequence is MASNTDWEDVLDCITPSITDEKNMELLMPISKKEVKDALFQMNPDKSPGPDGMTPEFYQNFWSIVGSDAMQQVIANRLKLVLGHVISDTQSAFIPRRLISDNFMVSFEVMHYLKQKRKGKKGYMDLKLDMSKACDRIEWAYLRAILGKMGFTRRWVDMVLSCVATGFSTLINKYERRGRLKWCKVARGAPVVSQMLFADDSYLYCQATEGEVRNVLELLDSCEKASGQKINLDKSSVFFSTNSYQNSKNQICSVLGIAEVEVGSTYLGLPNMMGRNKSTILGFLKDRIQK, encoded by the exons ATGG CATCTAATACGGATTGGGAGGATGTGCTAGATTGCATTACCCCTTCAATTACCGATGAGAAAAATATGGAATTGCTAATGCCTATTTCAAAGAAGGAAGTAAAAGATGCACTATTCCAAATGAATCCAGATAAGTCTCCAGGTCCTGATGGTATGACTCCTGAGTTTTATCAAAATTTTTGGAGTATTGTGGGTAGTGATGCTATGCAGCag GTGATTGCAAACAGGTTGAAGCTAGTGCTGGGCCATGTGATTTCAGACACTCAAAGTGCTTTTATACCTAGGAGGTTGATTTCTGATAACTTCATGGTCTCTTTTGAAGTCATGCATTATCTCAAGCAGAAAAGAAAGGGTAAGAAGGGATACATGGACCTTAAATTAGATATGAGTAAGGCCTGTGATCGTATTGAGTGGGCTTATCTTCGTGCAATTTTGGGGAAGATGGGATTCACAAGAAGATGGGTGGATATGGTCTTATCATGTGTGGCTACA GGATTCTCTACTCTCATTAACAAATATGAGAGACGGGGTCGTTTAAAATGGTGTAAGGTGGCTAGAGGGGCCCCTGTGGTTTCTCAGATGTTATTTGCTGATGATAGTTATCTTTATTGTCAAGCTACCGAGGGAGAAGTGAGAAATGTGTTGGAGTTGCTTGATAGTTGTGAAAAGGCTTCGGGTCAGAAGATAAATTTGGACAAGTCTTCTGTGTTTTTCAGTACAAATTCATATCAGAACTCTAAGAATCAGATTTGTTCAGTATTGGGCATAGCGGAGGTGGAAGTTGGTAGTACTTATCTAGGGTTGCCTAATATGATGGGAAGGAACAAATCAACAATACTTGGTTTTCTAAAAGATCGAATTCAGAAGTGA